Proteins co-encoded in one Mycobacterium mantenii genomic window:
- a CDS encoding MarR family winged helix-turn-helix transcriptional regulator, which produces MAADNTAVDESLDVITDALLTASRLLMAISARSVGQVDETITIAQFRTLVILSNRGPVNLATLAGLLGVQPSATGRMVDRLVAAGLIDRLPHPTSRRELLAALTTRGRDVVRQVTSHRRAEIAAIVAKMPPPERHGLVRALTAFTAAGGEPDVHLDAEIDL; this is translated from the coding sequence ATGGCAGCGGACAACACCGCCGTTGACGAGTCCTTGGACGTCATCACCGATGCTTTGCTGACGGCCTCCCGTTTGCTTATGGCCATTTCGGCGCGCTCCGTCGGGCAGGTCGACGAGACCATCACCATCGCGCAGTTCCGGACGCTGGTGATCCTGTCCAATCGCGGTCCGGTCAACCTGGCCACGCTGGCGGGCCTGCTGGGTGTGCAGCCGTCGGCCACCGGCCGGATGGTGGACCGATTGGTCGCCGCCGGGCTGATCGACCGCTTGCCGCACCCGACCTCGCGCCGTGAGCTGCTCGCCGCGCTGACCACGCGCGGCCGCGACGTCGTCCGCCAGGTCACCTCGCACCGGCGCGCCGAGATCGCGGCCATCGTGGCGAAGATGCCACCGCCGGAGCGGCACGGGCTGGTGCGGGCCCTGACGGCCTTCACCGCTGCCGGCGGGGAGCCCGACGTCCACCTGGACGCCGAGATCGACCTGTAG
- a CDS encoding class I SAM-dependent methyltransferase — MTLDTTISDASVAATHRTVWALGDYALMAEEVMAPLGPALVKATGIGPGVRVLDVAAGSGNISLPAAATGATVVSTDLTPELLQRSRARAEAQGLTIDYREANAHALPFGDGEFDVVMSAIGVQFAPDQQRAAAELVRVCRPGGTIGVISWTPEGFFGRMLATIRPYRPSLSHPVPPAALWGRPGYVAALLGDHIADFTATRGILAVNRFDSAQAVHAYFKQHYGPTIEAYSNIGHNRVLAAELDAQLVELAEDHLVNGTMGWEYLLVTAAKRAD; from the coding sequence ATGACCCTCGACACCACCATCAGCGACGCTTCGGTGGCCGCAACGCATCGCACGGTATGGGCGCTGGGCGACTACGCCCTGATGGCCGAGGAGGTCATGGCGCCGCTCGGCCCCGCCCTGGTCAAAGCCACCGGCATCGGGCCCGGCGTGCGCGTTCTCGACGTCGCCGCCGGCTCGGGCAACATCTCGCTTCCGGCGGCCGCCACCGGCGCCACCGTCGTCTCCACCGACCTCACCCCGGAGTTGCTGCAGCGGTCGCGGGCCAGGGCCGAGGCGCAGGGCCTGACGATCGATTACCGCGAGGCCAACGCGCATGCGCTGCCGTTCGGCGATGGCGAGTTCGACGTCGTCATGTCCGCGATCGGCGTGCAGTTCGCCCCGGATCAGCAGCGCGCCGCCGCCGAACTGGTCCGGGTCTGCCGCCCGGGCGGCACGATCGGCGTGATCAGCTGGACCCCCGAAGGGTTCTTCGGCCGGATGCTCGCCACCATCCGGCCCTACCGGCCGAGCCTGTCGCACCCCGTGCCGCCGGCGGCCCTCTGGGGACGCCCGGGCTATGTCGCCGCGCTGCTCGGTGACCACATCGCCGACTTCACCGCCACGCGAGGCATATTGGCGGTCAACCGGTTCGACAGCGCCCAGGCGGTGCACGCGTACTTCAAGCAGCACTACGGCCCGACGATCGAGGCGTATTCGAACATCGGCCACAACCGCGTGCTGGCCGCCGAGCTCGACGCCCAACTCGTCGAGCTGGCCGAGGACCACCTCGTCAACGGCACCATGGGCTGGGAGTACCTGCTGGTGACCGCCGCAAAGCGGGCCGACTAG
- a CDS encoding flavin-containing monooxygenase, with protein MVPHEDETPDYHTLIIGAGFSGIGAAINLDRAGLPDYRVIEAGDGVGGTWHWNTYPGIAVDIPSFSYQFSFEQSRHWSRTYAPGRELKAYAEHCADKYGIRSRIRFNTKVQSAEFDDEHGLWRLQTDPGGEVTARFVISACGVLTVPNLPDIDGVDSFGGITMHTARWDHSQDLRGKRVAVIGTGASAVQVIPEIAPIVNQLTVFQRTPIWCFPKFDVPLPAAARWAMRIPGGKFLQRLLSQAYVELTFPISAHYFTVIPLAKRMASLGKSYLRQQVQDPAVREQLTPKYAVGCKRPGFHNGYLATFNRDNVRLVTEPIDKITPDAVATTDGENHEIDVLILATGFKVMDPDNVPTFAVTGSGGKSLSRFWDEHRLQAYEGVTVPGFPNLFTVFGPYGYVGSSYFALIEAQTHHIVRCLKRAERVGATRVEVSEEANDRYFAEMMRRRHRQIFWQDSCRLANSYYFDKNGDVPLRPGTTPEVYWRSRRFDLDDYRFTG; from the coding sequence ATGGTCCCCCACGAAGACGAAACCCCCGACTATCACACGCTTATCATCGGCGCCGGATTCTCCGGCATCGGCGCGGCCATCAACCTGGACCGGGCCGGGCTGCCCGACTACCGGGTGATCGAAGCCGGCGACGGGGTCGGCGGCACCTGGCACTGGAACACGTATCCCGGTATCGCCGTGGACATTCCGTCATTCTCCTACCAGTTCTCCTTCGAGCAGAGCCGGCACTGGTCGCGCACCTACGCGCCGGGCCGCGAGCTCAAGGCCTATGCCGAACACTGTGCCGACAAATACGGCATCCGGTCCCGGATCCGGTTCAACACCAAGGTGCAGAGCGCCGAGTTCGACGACGAGCACGGCCTGTGGCGGTTGCAGACCGACCCCGGCGGAGAAGTCACCGCCAGGTTTGTGATCAGCGCCTGCGGCGTATTGACGGTGCCGAACCTGCCCGACATCGACGGCGTGGACTCGTTCGGCGGCATCACCATGCACACCGCGCGGTGGGATCACAGCCAGGATTTGCGCGGCAAGCGCGTCGCGGTGATCGGCACCGGCGCCTCGGCCGTGCAGGTGATTCCCGAAATCGCGCCGATCGTCAACCAGCTCACCGTATTTCAGCGCACACCAATCTGGTGTTTCCCGAAGTTCGACGTTCCGTTGCCCGCGGCCGCACGCTGGGCGATGCGAATCCCCGGCGGCAAGTTCCTGCAGCGCCTGCTCAGCCAGGCCTACGTGGAACTCACCTTCCCCATCTCGGCGCACTATTTCACGGTCATCCCGCTGGCCAAGAGGATGGCCTCGCTGGGGAAATCCTATCTGCGGCAACAGGTTCAGGATCCGGCCGTGCGCGAGCAGCTGACCCCGAAGTACGCGGTGGGTTGCAAACGCCCCGGTTTCCACAACGGCTACCTCGCCACGTTCAACCGCGACAACGTGCGGCTGGTCACCGAACCGATCGACAAGATCACGCCCGACGCGGTGGCCACCACCGACGGCGAGAACCACGAGATCGACGTACTGATCCTGGCGACCGGCTTCAAGGTGATGGACCCCGACAACGTGCCCACGTTCGCGGTGACCGGAAGCGGCGGAAAGTCGTTGAGCCGATTCTGGGATGAGCACCGGCTGCAGGCCTACGAAGGCGTGACCGTGCCGGGCTTTCCCAACCTCTTCACCGTGTTCGGTCCGTACGGTTACGTCGGCTCTTCATATTTCGCGCTCATCGAGGCGCAGACCCATCACATCGTGCGGTGCCTCAAACGCGCCGAGCGCGTCGGCGCGACCCGCGTCGAGGTGAGCGAGGAAGCCAACGATCGCTACTTCGCCGAGATGATGCGCCGACGGCACCGGCAGATCTTCTGGCAGGACAGCTGCCGGCTGGCCAACAGCTACTACTTCGACAAGAACGGCGACGTGCCGCTGCGTCCGGGCACCACCCCGGAGGTGTACTGGCGCAGCCGCCGGTTCGATCTGGACGACTACCGGTTCACCGGCTAG
- a CDS encoding RsmB/NOP family class I SAM-dependent RNA methyltransferase, whose product MDPARAAAFDVLRAVSERDAYANLALPALLRERGITGRDAAFATELTYGTCRTRGLLDAVIGAAAGRSPQAIDPVLLDLLRLGAYQLLRTRVDAHAAVSTTVEQAGIEFDSARAGFVNGVLRTISGRDEQSWVRELAPNPAQDPIGHAAFAHAHPRWIAQAFADALGAAATELDAVLASDDERPQVHLAARPGALTAAELAEAVGGTVGRYSPYAVYLAGGDPGRLAPVRDGVALVQDEGSQLVARALTLAPVDGDGGRWLDLCAGPGGKTALLAALGAQQHSKSGFRLTAVEPAPRRADLVAENTRGLPVDVLRVDGRHTELEPTFDRVLVDAPCTGLGALRRRPEARWRRQPADVPTLTKLQRELLGAAIALTRPGGVVLYATCSPHLAETVGVVADALRRHPVSALDTRPLFEPAADLGDGPYVQLWPHRHGTDAMFAAALRREAE is encoded by the coding sequence CTGGACCCGGCCCGCGCCGCCGCATTCGACGTACTTCGGGCGGTCAGCGAGCGCGACGCCTATGCGAACCTGGCGTTGCCCGCCCTGCTGCGCGAGCGCGGAATCACCGGTCGCGACGCGGCATTCGCCACCGAGTTGACCTACGGCACCTGCCGCACCCGGGGCCTGCTCGACGCCGTCATCGGCGCGGCCGCGGGGCGCTCGCCGCAAGCCATCGACCCGGTGTTGCTCGACCTGCTGCGCCTCGGCGCGTATCAGCTGTTGCGCACCCGGGTCGACGCGCACGCCGCGGTGTCCACCACCGTCGAGCAGGCCGGTATCGAATTCGACTCGGCGCGAGCGGGTTTCGTCAACGGCGTGCTGCGCACCATCTCCGGGCGCGACGAGCAGTCCTGGGTGCGGGAGTTGGCCCCGAACCCGGCGCAGGATCCGATCGGGCACGCCGCGTTCGCGCATGCACACCCCCGGTGGATCGCCCAGGCGTTCGCCGATGCGTTGGGCGCCGCCGCGACCGAGCTCGACGCGGTACTGGCCAGCGACGACGAACGACCTCAGGTGCATCTGGCCGCCCGCCCCGGCGCGCTGACCGCCGCCGAACTGGCCGAGGCGGTGGGCGGCACGGTCGGCCGGTATTCGCCGTACGCGGTGTACCTGGCGGGCGGCGATCCCGGGCGGCTGGCGCCGGTGCGCGACGGCGTCGCGCTGGTCCAGGACGAGGGCAGCCAGCTGGTGGCCCGGGCGCTGACGCTGGCGCCGGTCGACGGCGACGGCGGGCGGTGGCTGGACCTGTGTGCCGGCCCGGGCGGGAAGACGGCGCTGCTGGCAGCCCTGGGAGCGCAGCAGCACTCGAAGTCCGGATTCCGGCTCACCGCGGTGGAGCCGGCGCCGCGCCGCGCCGATCTGGTGGCCGAGAACACTCGCGGCCTGCCGGTCGACGTGCTGCGGGTCGACGGGCGGCACACCGAGCTGGAGCCCACCTTCGACCGGGTGCTCGTCGACGCGCCCTGCACCGGGCTGGGGGCGCTGCGCCGTCGGCCGGAGGCCCGATGGCGGCGTCAACCCGCCGACGTGCCCACGCTCACCAAGCTGCAACGTGAGTTGCTGGGCGCCGCGATCGCATTGACCCGGCCGGGCGGCGTGGTGCTCTACGCCACCTGTTCGCCGCACCTGGCCGAGACCGTCGGCGTCGTCGCCGACGCGCTGCGCCGCCACCCGGTGAGCGCGCTGGACACCCGGCCGCTGTTCGAGCCCGCCGCCGACCTGGGGGACGGGCCGTACGTCCAGCTTTGGCCGCACCGGCACGGCACCGACGCGATGTTCGCGGCCGCGCTGCGCCGCGAGGCGGAATAG
- the fmt gene encoding methionyl-tRNA formyltransferase — MRLVFAGTPEPALPALRRLIDSPRHEVIAVLTRPDAAVGRRGKPEPSPVAREALDRGIPVLRPARPNSDEFVAELSALAPDCCAVVAYGALLRDGLLGVPPHGWINLHFSLLPAWRGAAPVQAAIAAGDSITGASTFRIEPSLDSGPIYGVVTETIRPTDTAGELLERLAVSGAALLSTTLDGIADATLTPVPQPADGVSVAPKITVEQARVRWDLPAPVVDRRIRAVTPNPGAWTLIGDLRIKLGPVQAVETSALPGPPEPLSPGTIHIDRKSVWVGTGSDPVRLGQIQPPGKKFMNAVDWARGARLDPAVRAT; from the coding sequence GTGCGCCTTGTCTTCGCCGGAACCCCCGAACCTGCGCTGCCCGCACTGCGCCGCCTCATCGACTCACCGCGTCACGAGGTGATCGCCGTGCTGACCCGGCCCGACGCGGCCGTCGGACGCCGCGGCAAGCCGGAGCCGTCGCCGGTGGCCCGCGAGGCGCTCGACCGCGGCATCCCGGTGTTGCGGCCGGCGCGGCCGAACTCGGACGAATTCGTCGCGGAGCTGTCGGCGTTGGCGCCGGACTGCTGCGCGGTCGTGGCCTACGGCGCGCTGTTGCGCGACGGCCTGCTGGGCGTGCCCCCGCACGGGTGGATCAACCTGCACTTCTCGCTGCTGCCCGCCTGGCGCGGCGCCGCCCCGGTGCAGGCGGCCATCGCGGCGGGCGACAGCATCACCGGCGCCTCGACATTCCGGATCGAGCCGAGCCTGGACTCGGGCCCGATCTACGGAGTGGTGACCGAGACGATCCGGCCGACCGATACCGCCGGGGAATTACTTGAGCGACTTGCTGTTTCGGGTGCGGCGCTGTTGTCGACCACGCTGGACGGCATCGCCGACGCGACGCTGACGCCGGTGCCGCAACCCGCCGACGGGGTCAGCGTCGCGCCCAAGATCACCGTGGAGCAGGCCCGGGTGCGCTGGGACCTGCCGGCGCCGGTGGTGGATCGCCGCATTCGCGCGGTCACGCCCAACCCCGGCGCCTGGACCTTGATCGGCGACCTGCGCATCAAACTGGGGCCGGTGCAGGCCGTCGAGACCTCCGCACTGCCTGGACCGCCAGAACCGTTGTCGCCCGGCACTATTCACATCGACCGCAAAAGCGTCTGGGTCGGTACGGGTTCCGATCCGGTGCGGCTGGGCCAAATCCAGCCGCCCGGAAAGAAATTCATGAACGCCGTCGACTGGGCGCGCGGCGCCCGGCTTGACCCCGCGGTGCGGGCGACGTGA
- a CDS encoding alpha/beta hydrolase, giving the protein MSEPTIARPGIDPTFKALLDVFPMTFREADGVEVARSRLRLLKVPPKMLPELRIEDRTVAHGERTDIPVRIYWPDSELAPLPVVVFYHGGGFCLGDLDTHDPVARAHAVGAEAIVVSVGYRLAPEHPFPAAVDDCWAALQWVAENAAELGGDPGNIAVAGDSAGGNLAAVTALLARENDGPALRFQLLWYPTVTADLSLPSYTDNAAAPILNREVIDAFLSWYVPDLDITDPTALPTTMAPANAADLSGLAPAYIGTAEHDPLRDDGARYAELLAAAGVPVELSNEPTLVHGYVSFALAIPAAAEAAERGLAALNKALHP; this is encoded by the coding sequence ATGAGCGAGCCGACCATCGCCCGCCCGGGGATCGATCCGACGTTCAAGGCGCTGCTCGACGTCTTTCCGATGACGTTCCGCGAGGCCGACGGCGTCGAGGTCGCGCGCTCGCGGCTCCGGCTGCTCAAGGTGCCGCCGAAGATGCTGCCGGAGCTGCGGATCGAGGACCGCACGGTCGCCCACGGCGAACGGACCGACATCCCGGTGCGCATCTACTGGCCCGACAGCGAGCTCGCCCCGCTGCCCGTGGTCGTCTTCTACCACGGCGGCGGGTTCTGCCTGGGCGACCTGGACACCCACGACCCGGTCGCCCGCGCGCACGCCGTGGGCGCCGAGGCCATCGTGGTGTCGGTCGGTTACCGGCTGGCCCCCGAGCATCCGTTCCCAGCGGCGGTGGACGACTGCTGGGCGGCGTTGCAATGGGTCGCCGAGAACGCGGCCGAGCTCGGCGGCGACCCCGGCAACATCGCCGTGGCCGGTGACTCGGCGGGCGGCAATCTCGCCGCGGTGACGGCGCTGTTGGCCCGCGAGAACGACGGGCCCGCACTGCGCTTCCAGTTGCTGTGGTACCCGACGGTCACCGCGGATCTGTCCCTGCCGTCCTACACCGACAACGCCGCGGCGCCGATTCTGAACCGTGAAGTGATCGACGCCTTTCTGTCCTGGTACGTCCCCGACCTCGACATCACCGACCCGACCGCGCTGCCCACCACCATGGCTCCGGCAAACGCCGCGGACCTGTCCGGGCTGGCGCCGGCCTACATCGGGACCGCCGAACACGATCCGCTGCGCGATGACGGGGCCCGTTACGCCGAGCTGCTGGCCGCCGCGGGCGTGCCGGTCGAGCTGAGCAACGAGCCCACCCTGGTGCACGGGTACGTCAGTTTCGCCCTGGCGATACCCGCCGCCGCCGAGGCCGCCGAGCGCGGCCTGGCGGCGCTCAACAAGGCGCTGCACCCCTAG
- a CDS encoding lysoplasmalogenase: MDVPYAPRLMAGAWVVAGWVALGYGIYLTVLALRSPPGVELTGHWVLQPAFKASMALLLTLAAAGHANVRERRWLMPALLLSAVGDWVLAIPWWTLSFVVGLAAFLLAHFCFVAALLPLVPAFSGNTKDARPSTMRIAAVILMCAVSIALLVWFWPHLGADKLTLPVTVYIVVLTAMVCTALLAKLPTIWTAMGAVSFAASDSMIAIGRFILGNEALAVPIWWSYAAAQILITAGFFFGREVPAQHTGAAAGDAPAPAES; the protein is encoded by the coding sequence ATGGACGTACCGTACGCACCTCGTCTGATGGCCGGCGCCTGGGTGGTGGCCGGCTGGGTGGCCCTCGGCTACGGCATCTACCTGACCGTGTTGGCGCTGCGCTCGCCGCCGGGAGTGGAGCTGACCGGGCACTGGGTGTTGCAGCCGGCGTTCAAAGCCTCGATGGCGTTGCTGCTGACGCTGGCCGCGGCGGGCCACGCAAACGTCCGCGAGCGGCGGTGGCTGATGCCGGCGTTGCTGCTGTCGGCCGTCGGCGACTGGGTGCTGGCGATCCCGTGGTGGACGCTTTCTTTCGTGGTGGGCCTGGCGGCATTCCTGTTGGCGCACTTCTGTTTCGTGGCCGCACTGCTTCCGCTGGTACCGGCGTTTTCGGGGAACACCAAGGATGCGCGGCCGTCGACGATGCGCATCGCCGCGGTGATCCTGATGTGTGCGGTGTCGATCGCGCTGCTGGTCTGGTTCTGGCCTCACCTGGGCGCGGACAAGCTGACGCTGCCGGTGACGGTTTACATCGTGGTGCTGACCGCGATGGTGTGCACCGCCCTGCTGGCGAAACTGCCGACGATCTGGACGGCGATGGGTGCGGTGTCCTTCGCGGCCTCAGACTCGATGATCGCCATCGGGCGCTTCATCCTGGGTAACGAGGCGCTGGCCGTGCCGATCTGGTGGTCCTACGCGGCGGCCCAGATCCTGATCACGGCCGGCTTCTTCTTCGGCCGCGAGGTGCCCGCCCAGCACACCGGGGCGGCCGCCGGGGACGCCCCGGCGCCCGCCGAGAGCTGA
- a CDS encoding 2-isopropylmalate synthase, with translation MAIASAVEPGEAGRHHQSVAIASAVEPGEAGRHHQSVAIASAVEPGEAGRHHQSVAIASAVEPGEAGRHHQSVAIASAVEPGEAGRHHQS, from the coding sequence GTGGCGATCGCGAGCGCGGTGGAGCCGGGCGAAGCGGGTCGCCACCATCAGAGCGTGGCGATCGCGAGCGCGGTGGAGCCGGGCGAAGCGGGTCGCCACCATCAGAGCGTGGCGATCGCGAGCGCGGTGGAGCCGGGCGAAGCGGGTCGCCACCATCAGAGCGTGGCGATCGCGAGCGCGGTGGAGCCGGGCGAAGCGGGTCGCCACCATCAGAGCGTGGCGATCGCGAGCGCGGTGGAGCCGGGCGAAGCGGGTCGCCACCATCAGAGCTAG
- a CDS encoding primosomal protein N' → MSPSPRTPVEVEPIARVLPMLSVPHLDREFDYLVSAEQSDDAQPGVRVRVRFHGRLVDGFVLERRNDTDHPGKLGWLDRVISAEPVLTPEIRRLVDAVAAHYAGTRPDVLRLAVPARHARVEREAPAGRDLAIPGPVDPSGWDAYGRGAQFLTALAESRAARAVWQALPGESWTDRFTDAAAQTVRTGRSVLVIVPDQRDLDALWHTATTRIDEAAVVALSAGLGPAARYRRWLAALRGSARLVIGTRSAVFAPLSDLGLVMVWADADDSLAEPRAPYPHAREVAMLRAHQARCAALIGGYARTAEAHALVRSGWANDIVAARPVVRARTPRVIALDDTGYADERDPAARTARIPSIALRAARSALQAAAPVLVQVPRRGYVPALACARCRTIARCRHCTGPLSLQEGGAALLCRWCGRADAMRRCARCGSDAVRAVVVGASRTAEELGRAFPGTAVITSSGDGVVPEVAAGPALVVATPGAEPQACGGYGAALLLDTWALLGRQDLRAAEDALWRWMSAAALVRARGDGGVVMVVAESSLPTVQSLIRWDPVGHAEAEVSARAEVGLPPSVHMAAIDGTAGAVAALLDEARLSDQEALQADLLGPVDLPPGVRRPAGTPAGAPVTRMLVRVPRQQGLALAAALRRGVGVLSARQTHEPARVQIDPLHIG, encoded by the coding sequence GTGAGCCCCAGCCCGCGCACGCCCGTCGAGGTGGAACCCATCGCTCGGGTGCTGCCGATGCTATCGGTGCCGCATCTGGACCGCGAGTTCGACTATCTGGTGTCGGCCGAGCAGTCCGACGACGCCCAGCCCGGGGTGCGTGTGCGGGTGCGCTTCCACGGCCGGCTGGTCGACGGGTTTGTGCTGGAGCGCCGCAACGACACCGACCACCCCGGGAAGCTGGGCTGGCTGGACCGCGTCATCTCGGCCGAACCGGTGCTCACCCCGGAAATCCGCCGGCTGGTCGATGCGGTCGCGGCGCACTACGCCGGCACCCGCCCCGACGTGCTGCGGCTGGCCGTGCCGGCCCGGCACGCCAGGGTGGAGCGGGAAGCCCCGGCCGGCCGCGACCTTGCGATCCCGGGTCCCGTCGACCCCTCGGGCTGGGACGCGTACGGCCGCGGCGCTCAGTTCCTGACCGCCCTGGCCGAATCGCGGGCGGCCCGGGCCGTCTGGCAGGCGCTGCCGGGCGAGTCGTGGACGGACCGGTTCACCGACGCCGCAGCGCAAACCGTGCGGACCGGCCGCTCGGTGCTGGTGATCGTTCCCGATCAGCGCGACCTGGACGCGCTGTGGCACACCGCGACGACCAGGATCGACGAGGCCGCCGTGGTGGCCCTGTCGGCCGGCCTGGGGCCGGCGGCCCGGTACCGGCGGTGGCTGGCCGCGCTGCGCGGCTCCGCGCGGTTGGTGATCGGTACCCGCAGCGCGGTGTTCGCGCCGCTGAGCGACCTGGGGCTGGTCATGGTGTGGGCCGACGCCGACGACAGCTTGGCCGAGCCGCGGGCGCCGTACCCGCACGCCCGCGAGGTGGCGATGCTGCGCGCGCATCAGGCCCGGTGCGCGGCGCTGATCGGCGGCTACGCGCGCACCGCCGAAGCCCACGCGCTGGTGCGCAGCGGCTGGGCGAACGACATCGTCGCGGCGCGGCCGGTGGTGCGCGCCCGCACGCCGCGGGTGATCGCCCTCGACGACACCGGCTACGCCGACGAGCGCGACCCGGCGGCGCGCACGGCACGCATTCCGTCTATCGCGCTGCGCGCCGCCCGCTCGGCGCTGCAGGCCGCGGCGCCGGTGCTGGTGCAGGTGCCGCGGCGGGGGTACGTCCCGGCGCTGGCCTGCGCGCGCTGCCGCACCATCGCCCGTTGCCGGCACTGCACGGGGCCGCTGTCGCTGCAGGAGGGGGGCGCGGCACTGCTCTGCCGCTGGTGCGGTCGCGCCGACGCGATGCGGCGGTGCGCGCGCTGCGGGTCGGACGCGGTGCGCGCCGTCGTCGTCGGGGCCAGCCGCACCGCCGAAGAACTCGGCCGCGCGTTTCCCGGTACGGCGGTGATCACGTCGTCGGGGGACGGCGTCGTGCCCGAGGTGGCGGCGGGTCCGGCCCTGGTGGTGGCCACCCCGGGCGCCGAGCCGCAGGCCTGCGGCGGTTATGGGGCGGCCCTGCTGTTGGACACATGGGCGCTGCTGGGCCGGCAAGACCTGCGCGCGGCCGAGGATGCGTTGTGGCGCTGGATGAGCGCCGCCGCGCTGGTGCGTGCCCGCGGCGATGGCGGCGTGGTGATGGTGGTCGCCGAGTCGTCGCTTCCCACGGTGCAATCGCTGATCCGCTGGGATCCGGTGGGCCACGCGGAGGCCGAGGTGTCGGCGCGAGCCGAGGTCGGTCTGCCGCCCAGCGTCCACATGGCGGCCATCGACGGGACCGCCGGCGCCGTGGCCGCCCTGCTCGACGAGGCCCGGCTGTCCGATCAGGAGGCCCTGCAGGCCGATCTGCTTGGGCCGGTTGACCTTCCGCCTGGCGTGCGCCGCCCGGCCGGAACCCCGGCCGGCGCCCCGGTGACGAGAATGCTGGTGCGCGTGCCGCGTCAGCAGGGCCTGGCGCTGGCGGCGGCGCTGCGCCGTGGCGTCGGTGTGCTCAGCGCCCGGCAAACCCACGAGCCGGCCCGGGTGCAGATCGACCCGCTGCACATCGGGTAA
- a CDS encoding alpha/beta hydrolase, protein MPSLDNTADEKPAIDPILQKVLDAVPFRLSTEDGVDAARQRFRDLPRRPVHPELRVEERTIPGPAGSIAVRIYWPPAHSDGHPEGAAAPVVLYFHGGGFVIGDLDTHDGTARQHAVGADAIVVSVDYRLAPEHPYPAAVEDAWAATLWVVENAAELHGDPGRIAVAGDSAGGTISAAVAQRARDNAGPPIVFQLLWYPSTMWDASLPSFTENATAPILDVKAVAEFSRWYAGEVDMSDPPSDMAPGRATDLSNLAPAYIAVAGYDPLRDDGIRYGELLAAAGVAARVHNAETLVHGYLGYAGVVPAATAALEGGLTALRTALHR, encoded by the coding sequence ATGCCCAGCTTGGATAACACAGCCGACGAGAAACCCGCTATCGACCCCATTCTGCAGAAGGTACTGGATGCGGTTCCCTTCCGGCTATCCACTGAGGACGGAGTCGACGCGGCGCGGCAGCGGTTCCGCGACCTGCCGCGCCGGCCGGTGCATCCCGAACTGCGGGTCGAGGAGCGCACGATCCCCGGCCCCGCCGGCTCCATCGCGGTCCGGATCTATTGGCCACCAGCGCATTCCGACGGCCATCCGGAGGGCGCCGCGGCGCCGGTCGTGCTGTATTTCCACGGTGGCGGCTTCGTCATCGGCGACCTCGACACCCACGACGGCACGGCCCGTCAGCACGCGGTCGGCGCCGACGCGATCGTGGTGTCCGTCGATTACCGGCTGGCCCCCGAGCACCCCTACCCCGCCGCCGTCGAAGACGCTTGGGCCGCAACGCTTTGGGTCGTCGAGAACGCCGCCGAGTTGCACGGCGACCCGGGCCGGATCGCGGTCGCCGGGGATTCGGCCGGCGGCACCATCTCCGCCGCGGTGGCGCAGCGGGCGCGGGACAACGCCGGTCCGCCGATCGTGTTCCAGCTGTTGTGGTATCCGTCGACCATGTGGGACGCATCGCTGCCGTCGTTCACCGAGAACGCCACAGCGCCCATCCTCGACGTCAAGGCCGTCGCGGAGTTCTCCCGTTGGTACGCGGGCGAAGTCGACATGTCCGATCCGCCGTCGGACATGGCCCCGGGGCGGGCGACGGACCTGAGCAACCTGGCGCCGGCCTACATCGCCGTCGCCGGGTACGACCCGCTGCGCGACGACGGCATCCGGTATGGCGAATTGCTGGCGGCCGCCGGCGTCGCCGCCCGGGTGCACAACGCCGAGACGCTGGTGCACGGCTACCTGGGGTATGCGGGTGTGGTGCCCGCGGCCACCGCGGCGCTCGAGGGCGGACTGACGGCATTGCGAACCGCCCTGCACCGGTGA